A genomic segment from Saprospiraceae bacterium encodes:
- the dgoD gene encoding galactonate dehydratase yields MVINENSSRSRRSFFKKAFASVVLGSMGAYSLPARGSELLPIYKKKELRITKLETFKVKPRFLFLKIHTDEGIIGLGEPITEGRADTCAAGVQEIAPYLVGKDPRHVMHHWQAIYRHTFYRGGPILTSVLSGIEQALWDIKGKALGVPIFELLGGPTRQRIRVYAHARTPEAIKDAKKAGYTAFKTGVLNSRESGIVASPAFIDQATQAFAELREAVGKDADIGIDFHGAISPQNAALLIKALEPYQPYFIEEPINCQNVDVMAQLARETHIPIATGERIFTKWGFREILEKGAASILQPDLCHAGGIFEGRLIAGMAEAYYAAIAPHNPLGPISLAAGLQLAASIPNFLCQEQVTLGEGYLKEPFKVEDGHIPLPTKPGLGIELDEEALADKLGHEWRNPETYLKSDGSVVDW; encoded by the coding sequence ATGGTAATTAACGAAAACTCTTCTCGATCAAGACGAAGCTTTTTTAAAAAGGCATTTGCCTCCGTTGTCCTTGGTTCGATGGGTGCTTATAGCCTTCCTGCTAGGGGAAGCGAACTGTTGCCCATTTACAAAAAGAAAGAATTAAGGATAACCAAATTGGAAACCTTTAAGGTTAAACCGCGATTTCTATTTCTGAAAATCCATACGGATGAAGGGATTATTGGTTTGGGTGAACCGATTACAGAGGGTAGAGCCGATACCTGTGCTGCTGGCGTACAGGAAATCGCGCCTTATTTGGTGGGCAAAGATCCCCGGCACGTCATGCATCATTGGCAAGCCATTTACCGGCATACTTTTTATAGGGGTGGGCCAATTCTTACGAGTGTGTTGAGCGGAATTGAGCAGGCATTATGGGATATCAAAGGTAAGGCGCTAGGGGTTCCTATTTTTGAACTACTTGGAGGACCAACCAGGCAACGCATTCGTGTTTATGCCCACGCCCGCACGCCGGAAGCCATTAAAGATGCCAAAAAAGCAGGCTACACCGCCTTTAAAACGGGGGTATTGAATAGTAGGGAATCAGGCATTGTGGCCTCTCCTGCATTTATAGACCAGGCCACCCAGGCTTTTGCCGAGTTGCGCGAAGCGGTAGGTAAGGATGCAGACATTGGAATTGATTTTCATGGCGCCATTAGTCCCCAGAATGCGGCCTTGCTGATTAAAGCCTTAGAACCATATCAACCTTATTTTATAGAAGAGCCCATCAATTGCCAAAATGTAGATGTGATGGCTCAGTTGGCACGCGAGACACATATTCCCATTGCTACAGGGGAGCGCATCTTTACGAAGTGGGGTTTCAGAGAGATTTTGGAAAAAGGAGCAGCAAGTATTCTACAGCCTGATTTATGTCATGCGGGAGGGATCTTTGAAGGTCGGCTGATAGCAGGGATGGCAGAAGCTTATTATGCAGCCATTGCGCCACACAATCCCCTAGGTCCGATTTCCTTAGCAGCAGGTCTTCAGTTGGCGGCAAGTATTCCCAATTTTCTTTGCCAGGAACAAGTGACCCTGGGCGAGGGCTATTTGAAAGAACCTTTCAAAGTAGAAGATGGACACATCCCATTACCTACCAAACCAGGCCTAGGCATCGAATTAGATGAAGAAGCCCTTGCCGATAAATTGGGGCATGAGTGGCGTAATCCCGAAACTTATCTAAAATCTGATGGATCAGTGGTAGATTGGTGA
- a CDS encoding AAA family ATPase — MAKLRKHVEDQFAEELETLRAQDKANRPPNWQLSPPAVVRYMMGGKLANGFEISPKYIGDQRLMEIAVATLTTDRALLLYGIPGTGKSWVSEHLAAAISGESTLIIQGTAGTSEEAIRYGWNYARLLSEGPSEAALVKTPMIRGMEEGKPVRIEELTRISADVQDTLITILSEKIMPVPELDMEIQAEQGFNIIATANNRDKGVNELSSALKRRFNTVILPTPKTSQAEINIVKTRVASLANTLQLPAEIPALQEIERIVKIFRELRHGVTEDGKTKLKSPTGTMSTAEVISVVNNGMALAGHFGDGRLSAHDIASGLVGAVVKDPVQDIVVWKEYLETVVKTRTDFRDIYRACKEVGE; from the coding sequence ATGGCAAAGCTTAGAAAACACGTTGAGGACCAATTTGCCGAAGAACTTGAAACCTTACGCGCGCAGGATAAAGCCAACAGACCACCAAATTGGCAATTATCGCCCCCAGCAGTCGTTCGCTATATGATGGGGGGCAAACTGGCTAACGGTTTTGAGATTTCTCCAAAATACATTGGAGACCAGCGATTAATGGAAATTGCTGTTGCTACCCTGACCACCGACCGGGCACTTTTGCTTTATGGCATTCCTGGCACCGGAAAATCCTGGGTTTCGGAACACCTGGCTGCCGCGATCAGTGGAGAATCTACCCTGATCATCCAAGGGACGGCAGGCACGAGCGAAGAAGCCATCCGATATGGATGGAATTATGCCCGCTTATTGTCAGAAGGCCCTTCTGAAGCTGCACTTGTCAAAACACCCATGATTAGAGGAATGGAAGAGGGCAAACCTGTTCGGATTGAGGAGTTGACAAGGATAAGCGCTGATGTGCAGGATACTTTAATTACCATTTTGTCTGAAAAAATAATGCCTGTACCCGAATTGGATATGGAAATCCAGGCAGAGCAAGGATTTAATATCATTGCAACTGCCAATAACCGCGATAAAGGGGTGAACGAGTTGTCATCGGCCCTCAAACGGCGATTTAATACCGTTATCTTGCCCACCCCCAAAACAAGTCAGGCGGAAATCAATATCGTAAAAACAAGGGTAGCCAGCTTGGCCAATACCTTACAATTACCGGCTGAAATTCCAGCGCTCCAAGAGATTGAGCGTATTGTGAAAATATTTCGTGAATTGCGTCATGGCGTCACAGAAGATGGCAAAACCAAGTTGAAATCGCCAACAGGAACCATGAGTACTGCTGAGGTGATTTCGGTGGTGAACAATGGCATGGCGTTGGCTGGTCATTTTGGCGACGGTCGGCTTAGTGCCCATGATATCGCCTCGGGCTTAGTAGGGGCCGTCGTAAAAGACCCAGTTCAAGACATAGTGGTGTGGAAGGAATACCTCGAAACAGTGGTGAAAACCCGAACGGATTTCCGAGATATTTATCGAGCTTGTAAGGAAGTCGGTGAATAG
- a CDS encoding SWIM zinc finger family protein — MFLSDQQIEKLAPNSTAFAAGKKLSLPSKWDSFAHSQRALWGEIRGSGTKPYLTKVDREELAFNCSCPSRQFPCKHAIALLLLGEQLPVSAEPAWVQEWLDKRRQKAVSPPKEEKDYTPAELEKRDREKANRLESRMAKVDAGVLELSRWLEDLVRVGFLDLPNRQLQDFENMAARMVDAQAGGLANWIRSLGQLPFGDPLTWQKEAMDLIGKLNLLAQTWQNYAFLSPEWQHSLKDLVGWAQSPKELETDANAFVVEDEWLVIGQEKENQEDLEIERTWLWGCHSGQTALILQFGNKFSPIARQLIPGSMIAAQLAFFPGVLPLRAVIRTQKGLLEALPSPPKFAADWPSLLSRQAAQLTIHPWLNNQAYLLAQARIIYEKDQWYMADIKGNLLPLIKDFSTVKLMYFLALTGHTPIDLALVIRHQRVLPLGVFQFPQYLIL; from the coding sequence GTGTTTCTCTCTGACCAACAAATTGAAAAACTCGCCCCCAATTCCACTGCCTTTGCGGCAGGGAAAAAACTATCACTGCCTTCGAAATGGGATAGTTTTGCTCATTCTCAACGGGCTTTATGGGGAGAGATTAGAGGAAGTGGAACCAAGCCTTACCTCACAAAGGTAGACAGAGAAGAGCTAGCTTTTAATTGTAGCTGTCCTTCTCGACAATTTCCTTGTAAGCATGCCATTGCTTTGTTGTTGTTAGGTGAACAATTGCCGGTATCCGCTGAACCAGCCTGGGTGCAAGAATGGTTGGATAAGCGACGGCAGAAAGCGGTATCGCCCCCAAAGGAAGAAAAAGATTATACGCCAGCTGAACTAGAAAAACGAGATCGCGAAAAGGCTAATCGCCTGGAAAGCCGTATGGCCAAAGTAGATGCAGGCGTCCTTGAACTATCACGATGGCTGGAAGATCTGGTTCGGGTTGGCTTTTTGGATTTGCCCAATCGCCAGCTCCAAGATTTTGAAAACATGGCAGCCCGAATGGTCGATGCGCAAGCTGGTGGTTTAGCAAATTGGATTCGATCGCTAGGGCAGCTGCCATTTGGAGACCCTCTGACGTGGCAGAAGGAGGCCATGGACCTGATTGGGAAACTGAATCTACTTGCCCAAACCTGGCAAAACTATGCGTTTTTATCTCCCGAATGGCAACATAGCCTGAAGGATCTTGTTGGGTGGGCGCAATCCCCCAAGGAATTGGAAACAGATGCCAATGCTTTTGTCGTGGAGGATGAATGGCTTGTTATTGGGCAAGAAAAGGAAAACCAGGAAGACCTGGAAATAGAACGCACCTGGCTTTGGGGCTGCCATTCTGGCCAAACTGCCTTGATCCTTCAGTTTGGCAATAAGTTCTCACCGATCGCACGTCAACTAATTCCTGGCAGTATGATCGCCGCACAATTGGCGTTTTTTCCTGGTGTATTGCCCCTACGTGCGGTTATCCGCACACAAAAGGGGCTGTTGGAAGCACTTCCTTCACCTCCGAAATTCGCAGCGGATTGGCCATCATTATTGTCCAGGCAGGCTGCTCAATTAACCATCCATCCTTGGCTAAATAACCAAGCTTACCTATTGGCTCAGGCTCGGATAATATACGAAAAAGACCAATGGTATATGGCTGATATTAAGGGCAATCTGCTACCGCTGATTAAGGATTTTTCGACTGTTAAATTGATGTATTTTCTGGCCTTGACAGGTCATACGCCTATTGATTTGGCTTTGGTCATACGCCATCAGCGGGTGTTACCTTTAGGGGTATTTCAATTCCCTCAATACCTGATATTGTAA
- a CDS encoding DUF5682 family protein: MPIHILGIRHHGVGSAQRVLQQLKVLKPDLILIEGPPEINEILPYIGQRDLSPPVAIMLYDEAEPGRSIFYPFAQYSPEWVAAGYANQHQIPVQALDLPAKIKLQQVADGEAEMTLSRAAKSLHQAVFAAEHNPLVSNDPLSYLASAAGYEDSEQWWDYLFERGDLESTAEDHFKAVMEAMQSLRDEHITSVYDVENEWREAYMRMLLRKALQEMYDQIVVICGAWHVPALRDLVQTEKTDALLLKKLPNTKIKVQASWIPWSNGRLSMYSGYGAGITSPGWYEHLWTHRQDIELNWLTKVADQFRAEGMDMSTAHVIEAYKLALGLCQLRGHSHVGLHALNEAVLTVMCMGDGILLDLIRESLIIGDRLGTIPADIPKVPLQQDFEQSILSLRLKLSVAPKVYQLDLRKPLDIKRSTFFHRLLILQIQWAVRTQSRTKGTFKESWQLQWQPSMMIELIDKAFLGNTIAQAASEHICRLSQQTNKIAELTTFIDQIIPAELFDSIDFLLDRINTLSTISSDIRDLMRALPALINISRYGNVRQTDLGALQHIVTHLLTKVSIGLPNACYGLDESNANQIFELIAQLNGGVKIYDQAESTTTWYTCLFQLMQKEEGIHDIIQGCVCRLLLDAEQIDTAEASERISYALSAARNPYQVASWMEGFLRGSGMILLYDPRLWNLLYRWTEQLDREVFLDVLPYLRRAFSRFDPRERKRIGQRAKEGLQVAHSRTSDEAHHYPFEALALPVLDTLQQLMGGGPTQSDYQ; the protein is encoded by the coding sequence ATGCCAATTCATATTTTAGGTATACGACACCATGGTGTAGGGTCAGCGCAGCGTGTTCTTCAGCAGCTTAAAGTCCTTAAGCCAGACCTTATTTTGATTGAAGGACCGCCTGAGATTAATGAAATCCTGCCATATATAGGGCAGCGGGATCTAAGCCCCCCCGTCGCTATCATGCTGTATGATGAAGCCGAGCCAGGTCGTTCGATTTTTTATCCTTTCGCCCAATATTCCCCTGAATGGGTGGCTGCCGGGTATGCAAACCAGCACCAGATTCCAGTTCAAGCATTGGATTTGCCTGCTAAAATCAAATTGCAGCAGGTGGCAGATGGAGAAGCGGAAATGACGCTAAGTAGGGCCGCTAAAAGCCTTCATCAAGCAGTGTTTGCTGCAGAGCATAATCCCTTGGTATCCAATGACCCGCTTAGTTACCTGGCCAGTGCTGCTGGTTATGAGGATAGTGAGCAATGGTGGGATTATTTGTTTGAACGCGGAGACTTGGAATCGACAGCAGAGGATCATTTTAAAGCCGTTATGGAGGCTATGCAAAGCTTGCGGGACGAGCATATTACTAGCGTATATGATGTCGAAAATGAATGGAGAGAAGCCTACATGCGCATGCTCCTACGCAAGGCACTGCAAGAAATGTATGACCAAATTGTCGTCATATGTGGAGCTTGGCACGTGCCAGCCCTTCGCGATTTGGTACAGACCGAAAAGACAGATGCCCTGCTGCTGAAGAAATTACCTAATACTAAGATCAAAGTGCAGGCGTCCTGGATTCCGTGGAGCAATGGCCGACTGAGCATGTATAGTGGTTACGGAGCGGGCATTACGAGTCCTGGTTGGTATGAACACCTTTGGACACATCGTCAAGATATTGAACTCAACTGGTTGACCAAAGTAGCAGATCAATTCCGAGCAGAAGGGATGGATATGTCTACCGCCCATGTCATAGAAGCGTACAAACTTGCGCTGGGGCTCTGTCAGCTGCGTGGGCATTCCCATGTTGGCCTCCATGCACTCAACGAGGCAGTCCTAACTGTTATGTGCATGGGAGATGGCATTTTGCTTGACCTTATTAGAGAAAGTTTAATCATAGGTGATCGGTTGGGTACGATTCCTGCTGATATTCCTAAAGTGCCTTTGCAACAAGATTTTGAGCAATCCATTTTATCACTGCGTCTCAAGTTAAGCGTAGCACCAAAGGTTTACCAATTGGACTTGCGTAAACCTTTAGATATTAAGCGAAGTACTTTTTTTCACCGATTACTTATTCTACAAATTCAATGGGCTGTGCGTACCCAAAGCCGGACGAAGGGTACCTTTAAAGAGTCATGGCAATTGCAATGGCAGCCCAGCATGATGATTGAACTCATTGATAAGGCCTTTCTGGGGAATACGATAGCACAGGCAGCAAGTGAACATATTTGTCGTCTAAGCCAGCAAACCAATAAGATTGCCGAATTAACCACATTCATAGATCAAATTATTCCAGCGGAACTTTTTGATAGCATCGATTTCCTTTTGGACCGGATCAATACGCTTAGTACCATTTCTTCGGATATCCGAGATCTCATGCGTGCTTTACCCGCACTGATCAATATCAGCCGTTATGGCAATGTCCGCCAAACAGACCTCGGCGCCTTACAACACATCGTTACGCACCTATTGACGAAGGTCTCTATAGGTTTGCCCAATGCCTGTTATGGCCTGGACGAGAGCAATGCTAATCAAATTTTTGAACTCATTGCTCAGTTGAATGGTGGAGTCAAAATTTATGACCAGGCCGAAAGTACGACCACCTGGTATACTTGCTTATTCCAACTAATGCAAAAAGAGGAAGGCATCCACGATATTATTCAAGGTTGTGTCTGTCGCTTGCTCCTCGATGCAGAACAGATCGATACAGCGGAAGCTAGTGAACGTATCAGTTATGCCTTATCTGCTGCACGCAATCCTTATCAGGTGGCTAGCTGGATGGAAGGCTTTTTAAGAGGCAGTGGTATGATCCTATTATATGACCCTCGTTTATGGAATCTTCTCTATCGATGGACCGAACAGCTGGACCGCGAGGTTTTCCTGGATGTATTGCCTTACCTGCGCCGTGCCTTTTCCCGTTTTGACCCCAGGGAGCGCAAACGCATTGGCCAGCGGGCAAAAGAAGGACTGCAAGTGGCACATTCTCGTACCAGTGATGAGGCCCATCACTATCCCTTTGAAGCATTAGCCTTACCTGTTTTAGATACCTTGCAACAACTAATGGGTGGGGGCCCAACTCAATCTGACTACCAATGA
- a CDS encoding VWA domain-containing protein, with protein MNEQLPIPIMEKWRLILGGDQADGTGVKLSGEWQQIDAALAALYEYEQLGKFDYQDANHKQGGSGRSNPGIARWLGDIRKYFPISVVEVMQNDAMKHPELQRQMIFEPEILEKAEPDVNLVATLMQLGKLIPSKTKDTARRVIQTVVEALMQKLEQKTINALRGALDKSARRHNPRHNDINWSATIRRNLKHYQPKYKTIIPETLIGYGHKSQQSLKDIILCIDQSGSMGASIVYSGIFGAVMASLPNVRTNMILFDTEVADLTLELNDPVDILFGVQMGGGTDINKALGYCQGLIRQPEETVFVLITDLYEGGNQEQMLKRTKEMVDSGVQMICLLALNDQGSPSYDRHLAKQLAEMQIPVFACTPDQFPDLMAAAIQKRDLWKWVGEEGIVLGS; from the coding sequence ATGAACGAGCAACTACCAATTCCAATAATGGAAAAATGGCGTCTTATCCTCGGAGGAGACCAGGCAGATGGTACCGGAGTGAAACTTTCCGGTGAATGGCAACAAATAGACGCTGCGCTAGCCGCTTTATATGAATATGAACAACTTGGCAAATTTGACTACCAGGATGCCAATCATAAACAAGGAGGGAGTGGTCGCTCCAATCCTGGCATCGCCCGCTGGCTGGGAGACATTCGGAAGTACTTCCCCATAAGCGTGGTAGAAGTAATGCAAAATGATGCCATGAAACATCCGGAACTTCAAAGACAAATGATCTTTGAGCCAGAGATTCTTGAAAAAGCAGAACCCGATGTGAACCTGGTGGCAACCCTTATGCAGTTGGGGAAACTCATCCCCTCCAAAACCAAGGACACGGCTCGCCGGGTTATTCAAACAGTAGTGGAAGCATTGATGCAAAAGCTGGAACAAAAAACCATCAACGCCCTCAGAGGGGCGCTCGATAAATCTGCTCGCCGCCACAATCCTAGGCATAACGATATCAATTGGTCAGCCACCATCCGTCGTAATCTAAAGCATTATCAGCCGAAATACAAGACAATTATTCCCGAAACCCTTATCGGCTATGGTCATAAATCCCAGCAATCCCTCAAAGATATCATCCTTTGTATCGATCAGAGCGGCTCCATGGGGGCTTCCATCGTTTATTCGGGCATCTTCGGAGCCGTTATGGCCTCCTTGCCAAATGTCAGGACCAATATGATCCTCTTCGATACGGAAGTTGCTGACCTTACCCTGGAACTCAACGACCCCGTAGATATACTATTTGGGGTACAAATGGGAGGAGGAACGGATATTAACAAGGCCCTAGGCTATTGCCAGGGGTTGATCCGCCAACCGGAAGAAACCGTCTTTGTTTTGATCACCGACCTCTACGAAGGGGGAAACCAGGAGCAAATGCTCAAACGCACCAAAGAAATGGTAGACAGCGGTGTGCAAATGATTTGCTTGTTAGCACTCAATGACCAAGGCAGCCCTTCCTATGATCGCCACCTTGCTAAACAGCTAGCGGAGATGCAAATCCCGGTGTTTGCCTGTACCCCAGATCAGTTTCCCGATCTGATGGCCGCAGCTATTCAAAAGCGAGATTTATGGAAATGGGTAGGGGAGGAGGGTATCGTCTTGGGTAGCTAA
- a CDS encoding gliding motility-associated C-terminal domain-containing protein — protein MKKWPFLTYTSWVGLWVSFLIPALFFVSFLPFLIPSAAVTLEEICDNAMDDDQDGLIDLNDPDCSCVVIEPISLIPNPSFEEMNCCPFDRSQLNCAAVWIQASEPTTDYIHYCGWFGWPEFPPPTPFPDGEGIMGFRDGRVIRENDPDPFWKEYAGACLLSPLEADSAYRFEFDVGFVSSLRSPPVNITFFGTTDCSNLPFGVGDEEFGCPTSGPGWVRLGSTLVDGGAGNKWLKASIEVVPREDIKAIAIGPDCPAVQSSVSLYYFFDNLLLSDFRSFELRIVEVSHPCAESFSLMVPDNPDFSYQWFKGGIALVGETAPQLSRIYGEGKYQVRIDDGSACRVSVSYDHTLPFFTETVNKTICEESVYAFGNQILSETGIYVDTFKTAENCNNIVTLNLKVLGTLADTVSAKIFEGETYEIDKHRFNRAGDHLVTLTSSLGCDSLVLLQLSYYDIFIPNAFSPNQDGLNDRFSVLGGEEFIESIDLNIFDRWGAQVYRGVGWDGRQNGTFVNAGVFVYLVKIRMIDGIERQFAGSVTVLR, from the coding sequence ATGAAGAAGTGGCCATTTTTAACCTATACTTCCTGGGTAGGGTTGTGGGTAAGTTTTTTAATACCTGCTTTATTCTTTGTAAGTTTTCTACCTTTCCTTATTCCATCTGCTGCTGTAACACTGGAAGAAATTTGCGATAATGCTATGGATGATGACCAGGATGGTCTTATTGACCTCAATGATCCAGATTGTTCCTGTGTAGTCATTGAACCGATATCACTCATTCCAAACCCTTCCTTTGAAGAAATGAATTGTTGCCCTTTTGATCGTAGTCAATTAAATTGTGCTGCGGTGTGGATTCAAGCTTCCGAGCCCACTACCGATTATATTCATTATTGTGGCTGGTTTGGTTGGCCGGAGTTTCCGCCGCCGACGCCTTTTCCGGATGGCGAGGGGATTATGGGATTTAGAGACGGGAGGGTTATTCGGGAAAATGATCCAGATCCGTTCTGGAAAGAATATGCAGGGGCTTGTTTGCTCAGCCCATTAGAAGCAGATAGCGCTTATCGTTTTGAGTTTGATGTAGGATTTGTCAGCAGTTTAAGGTCTCCGCCTGTTAACATTACTTTTTTTGGAACGACGGATTGCAGCAATCTTCCTTTTGGGGTGGGAGACGAGGAATTTGGCTGTCCTACCAGCGGGCCAGGATGGGTGCGATTGGGTTCGACGCTAGTGGATGGGGGGGCTGGGAATAAATGGTTGAAAGCTTCTATTGAAGTAGTGCCCCGGGAAGATATCAAAGCCATTGCGATTGGCCCCGATTGTCCGGCGGTCCAAAGCTCGGTTAGTCTTTACTATTTTTTCGATAATTTGCTGCTCTCCGATTTCAGGTCTTTTGAGCTACGGATCGTTGAGGTGTCGCATCCTTGTGCCGAAAGCTTTTCGCTGATGGTACCCGACAATCCGGATTTTTCTTACCAGTGGTTTAAAGGCGGAATTGCCTTGGTTGGCGAGACCGCCCCTCAGCTCTCCAGGATATATGGAGAAGGAAAATACCAGGTTCGGATAGATGATGGTAGTGCTTGTAGGGTCTCTGTGAGTTATGACCATACCCTTCCTTTTTTTACGGAAACAGTGAACAAAACGATTTGTGAAGAAAGTGTTTATGCTTTTGGCAACCAGATTCTAAGTGAGACGGGCATTTATGTGGACACCTTCAAAACCGCAGAAAATTGCAATAATATCGTCACCTTGAACTTGAAAGTCTTAGGCACCTTGGCTGACACCGTAAGTGCCAAAATCTTTGAAGGAGAAACCTATGAAATCGATAAACATCGCTTTAATCGCGCCGGAGATCATTTGGTCACCCTGACCTCCTCCCTGGGGTGCGATAGTCTCGTGCTGCTGCAATTGTCTTATTACGACATCTTCATTCCCAATGCCTTTTCTCCTAATCAAGATGGCCTCAATGACCGCTTTAGTGTACTTGGTGGGGAAGAATTTATTGAAAGTATCGATTTAAATATTTTTGATAGGTGGGGCGCACAGGTCTACCGGGGTGTCGGATGGGACGGGCGGCAAAATGGCACCTTTGTCAATGCTGGGGTATTCGTTTACCTGGTTAAAATTAGGATGATCGATGGGATTGAACGGCAGTTTGCGGGTTCGGTCACGGTGCTTCGTTAG
- a CDS encoding DUF5691 domain-containing protein: MDTHLNEVLLLGTGRRSLSPLQVHPEIAKRLDEQLSPERQALQALSYAIYLDAIGQGLLRMVDPEPKELVLDERPTTQPEISALLDEILGLEHHYKLRWLKKWLQLVDDRKEKLPPAAIVKLMAVLPGLGNKVQQHASRILGQTTRTLFEQYGLWAVNVEGFAEYSAATWDFGKPEERQQYWSALHRQEAAAAIALLQKDWEKEGIRDKLIFLKLIAQDLQEADRAFLVSLHEIEFTGNRLSTKTARLCKRLIIGLLIRLHHQPLLSELTTHLELYVNAEKEGGLLGTFLGKTQKKLKLPKQADAFWSGTFLQANYGLEPKNEALDRFDYDPYFWLAQFLELLPFAFMLQLLDHNPEESITYWLKTPAYNTRIRGAAVAIFEQTLIDKAISEKDALLINALINVLDWKAAKTLLPYISGPAFEQYVSKNRLFQHTEIFDERGYPSDEPWSLAFSKTMTDQWIKLFEVKKYVYQPAVHHFVAYFHPAALDYLLDRTALMTKREELTSWQKYLVEPLKTNLRIRNKIYQYQK, encoded by the coding sequence ATGGATACACACCTCAATGAAGTTTTGCTGTTGGGAACAGGGCGACGCAGCTTGTCACCACTCCAGGTGCACCCAGAAATTGCTAAGCGTTTGGATGAACAATTAAGCCCTGAAAGGCAAGCGCTGCAAGCTTTGTCTTATGCCATTTACCTCGATGCTATTGGCCAAGGATTATTGCGAATGGTAGATCCTGAGCCAAAGGAGCTGGTGTTGGATGAACGGCCTACCACTCAGCCGGAAATTTCAGCGCTATTGGATGAAATACTGGGACTTGAGCACCACTATAAACTGCGTTGGCTAAAAAAATGGCTACAATTGGTAGATGATCGAAAAGAAAAATTACCTCCCGCTGCGATAGTAAAGTTAATGGCGGTATTACCTGGATTGGGTAATAAGGTCCAACAGCATGCTTCCCGAATTTTGGGGCAAACCACCAGAACACTTTTTGAACAATATGGCCTATGGGCCGTGAATGTGGAAGGGTTTGCCGAATACTCAGCAGCAACCTGGGATTTTGGTAAACCGGAAGAGCGACAGCAGTATTGGAGCGCCTTACATCGCCAGGAGGCTGCCGCTGCTATCGCTTTGTTGCAAAAAGATTGGGAAAAAGAAGGTATTCGGGATAAATTAATCTTTTTGAAATTAATTGCACAGGACCTCCAGGAAGCAGATCGCGCCTTTTTGGTGTCCCTGCACGAGATCGAATTTACAGGTAATCGGCTGTCCACTAAAACGGCTCGCCTCTGCAAACGGTTAATTATTGGCTTGCTGATTCGCCTGCATCATCAACCCCTTTTATCCGAATTGACGACGCACCTGGAGCTGTATGTCAATGCGGAAAAAGAAGGTGGATTATTGGGGACTTTTTTAGGCAAAACGCAAAAAAAACTGAAACTGCCGAAGCAAGCAGATGCGTTTTGGTCAGGAACTTTTTTGCAAGCCAATTATGGGCTTGAGCCAAAGAATGAGGCACTGGATCGCTTTGATTATGATCCTTATTTTTGGTTGGCCCAATTTCTCGAATTATTGCCTTTTGCGTTTATGCTGCAATTATTGGATCATAACCCCGAGGAGTCCATTACTTATTGGTTAAAAACGCCAGCCTATAACACCCGGATTAGGGGTGCTGCGGTCGCTATATTTGAACAAACCTTAATAGACAAAGCCATTAGCGAAAAAGATGCATTGTTAATCAATGCGCTTATAAATGTGCTGGATTGGAAAGCCGCCAAAACACTTTTACCTTATATCTCAGGCCCTGCATTTGAACAATATGTCAGCAAAAACAGGTTGTTTCAACATACTGAAATCTTCGATGAAAGAGGTTATCCTTCTGATGAGCCTTGGTCCTTGGCTTTTTCTAAAACCATGACCGACCAATGGATAAAACTTTTTGAGGTAAAAAAATATGTTTATCAGCCTGCGGTGCATCACTTCGTTGCTTATTTCCATCCAGCGGCCCTGGATTACCTGCTGGATAGAACCGCGCTCATGACCAAGCGAGAGGAATTGACTAGCTGGCAAAAATACCTTGTTGAACCCCTGAAAACCAATCTGCGCATTCGAAATAAAATTTATCAATACCAAAAATAA